One window of the Triticum dicoccoides isolate Atlit2015 ecotype Zavitan chromosome 3B, WEW_v2.0, whole genome shotgun sequence genome contains the following:
- the LOC119278634 gene encoding WAT1-related protein At1g68170-like has translation MNSALPVVSSAHPAAGAANSRRLPSPALHAASTGYADINRGLVNRSAANASKVCALPGQDTDTAVEVQGSSGWKPALCVILVELFNTGTILLGKVALDAGMFVFSLLCYRSMLAAIFIMPFALFLERGKWRELDMKTLGWLFINAFVGYSLPMALYYYGLRDTAASYAVIFSSLTPLFTFILSIILGMEKLRLKSKVGSAKVIGALVCFGGALLISLYKGKELHLWSPIIRVTPKDSNGAAGKHHLRGTLILFGAFSSYALWYPIQVKVLKVYPWKHWSSVLTCVLGGVQTFAIGIIMSRHKLAWQIGWNIQLLTIVYSAALGTAAKYWLNLYAVEKRGPVFPAMFSTLSTIFIIVLGVLLLGESLTVGSLLGSALVLGGLYIYLYGKANEQHAVTASVTGMQKEEDKEIQRSGMTAMTEERPHPVPLESSIIQLDEKLDAGVSK, from the exons ATGAACAGTGCGCTGCCCGTCGTCTCCTCCGCTCACCCTGCCGCCGGAGCTGCCAACTCGCGCCGGCTTCCCTCTCCGGCCCTCCACGCGGCCTCGACGGGATATGCTGACATCAACCGGGGCCTAGTCAACCGCAGTGCTGCAAATGCAAGCAAAGTATGCGCGTTGCCAGGCCAGGACACTGACACCGCCGTGGAGGTCCAAG GAAGCAGCGGATGGAAACCAGCTCTGTGCGTGATTCTTGTGGAGCTGTTCAACACAGGGACCATACTGCTAGGCAAGGTCGCACTTGATGCTGGCATGTTTGTCTTCTCCTTGCTATGTTATCGAAGTATGCTTGCTGCTATTTTCATCATGCCGTTTGCTCTATTCTTAGAAAG GGGGAAGTGGAGGGAATTGGATATGAAGACTCTTGGGTGGCTCTTCATCAATGCTTTTGTCGG ATATTCGTTGCCCATGGCTTTGTACTACTATGGATTACGGGACACAGCTGCCTCCTATGCTGTGATCttctcaagtttgactccacttttCACCTTTATCTTGTCCATAATACTTGG CATGGAGAAGTTGCGCCTAAAATCCAAGGTCGGCAGTGCGAAAGTGATTGGAGCATTGGTTTGTTTTGGTGGGGCTCTACTAATAAGTCTTTACAAAGGAAAAGAATTGCATCTCTGGTCTCCAATTATAAGAGTAACACcaaaagattctaatggagctgctGGAAAGCATCATTTGAGGGGCACCTTGATTTTGTTTGGTGCTTTCAGCAGCTATGCACTTTGGTACCCTATACAG GTGAAAGTTTTGAAGGTGTATCCATGGAAACACTGGTCCTCTGTGCTGACCTGTGTTCTGGGTGGTGTGCAAACTTTCGCCATCGGAATAATTATGAGCAGGCATAAACTTGCCTGGCAAATAGGATGGAACATTCAACTACTAACCATTGTCTACTCG GCTGCACTTGGCACAGCGGCCAAGTATTGGCTGAACCTATATGCTGTTGAAAAGCGGGGGCCAGTTTTTCCAGCCATGTTCAGCACGTTATCGACGATCTTCATCATAGTTTTAGGAGTGCTGTTGCTAGGCGAAAGCCTCACTGTTGGGAG CTTGTTGGGTAGTGCTTTAGTTTTAGGAGGTCTATACATATACCTCTATGGAAAGGCCAATGAACAACACGCGGTGACGGCATCGGTTACAG GGATGCAAAaagaggaggacaaagagattCAGCGGTCTGGTATGACTGCGATGACTGAGGAGAGGCCCCACCCTGTGCCGTTAGAGAGCTCCATTATCCAGCTTGACGAGAAGCTGGACGCAGGGGTCTCCAAGTGA